Within the bacterium genome, the region GCAGAACAAGAATAATTCCTGCTGCCGGCGTTTTATTGGTTCTTTTATCAGCAGCAGCTCTATTTGCAGGCCAGGTAACCTTTGCACGCTATCCTGCACTCAACCCTGCAGGAAATGAGATCGCATTTTCTTTTCAGGGTGATATCTGGGTTTCAGATGTTACAGGATCCAATCCGAGGAGATTGACAATACACAAAGGATACGAAATGAGTCCGCGGTGGAGTATCGACGGCTCATACATTGCTTTTTCCGGAAATAGGTTCGGGAACAATGATGTTTTTGTAATACCTTCAAACGGAGGAGAGTCAAAAAGACTGACTTACCACTCTTCCGGAGATATTGTTACAGACTGGAGCAGTAAATTCGGCATTGTTTTTTCAACATCAAGAACTTTCCGACAGATAGAGAGAGAACAGGGAATTTACGCTGTTAAAAAATCTGGTGGCACTCCTGTCAGAATTTTTGATGAAGTAGGCTCATCAGCTGTGGTATCTCCTGACGGCCGGTACATTGCATTTGAAAAAGGTGAATGCAGAGTGGCAAGAGAGCAGTATAAAGGCCCTGCAAACAGAGATATCTGGATTTTTGATACAAAGGATAAAACCTTTCACCAAATCACAAAAGAGGATTATCAGGATATTCTGCCGAGATGGGCAGACAGCAGGACCCTCTATTTTTTAAGTGCGGATAAAGAAAAATACAATATCCGTAAAGTGGCAGTGAATGAAAAAGCAGAAGCAAGCCCGAAAGAGGAGATTACGAACTTTTCCGATGATGGAATCCGTTATTTTGACGTATGCGGAAAAGGGGATATTATTGTTTTCGAAAGAAAAACAGGCCTGTATTCGTGCAGCCTTAAAGGTGAAAACATTTCGGAAATCCCTGTAAATATCGGCGCTGATTACCGTTTTGACCCTGTAGAACACAAAACATTTACAAACAAAATTAACGACTATTCAGTGTCTCCGAATGGTAAATATTCAGCTTTTGAAATCCACGGAGAGATATTTATTACAGAGAACAGCAAGGAAAAAAACCAAACAATAAACATAAGCAATTCTCCATGGCGTGACCAGAGCCCTGTATGGCTGAATGATACTACTCTTGCATTTGTTTCAGACAGAAATAAACAATACGATATCTATTTTGTAAGGTCAGCTGATAAAAAAGTGTCAGACCTTTTTAAAACATTAAAACGGGAAATAACGAGAGTGACAAATACAAAAGAAGATGAATCTGCTCTTGTAGTTTCTCCTGATTCTAAAAAACTTGCCTTTTTAAGGGGCAGGGGACAGCTGATTGTTGCAGATATTGATAAAGAAAACAAACTTTCAAATCAGATTGTACTGCTTGACGGGTGGGCAACTCCCGGATCAGTAGTTTGGAGCCCTGACAGTAAGTGGCTGGCCTACTCTATTGATGATCTGGATTTTAACAGTGAAATATACATCCAGGCAGCAAATAATTCCGTAAAACCTGTTAATGTCAGCATGCACCCGCGGGGAGATACAAATCCTGTATGGAGCCCGGACGGATCCAAACTTGCATTTTGTTCCGAAAGGAATAATCACGATTCTGATGTATGGTTTGTGTGGCTGAAAAAGAGTGACTGGGAAAAAACTTCTCAGGACTGGGAAGATGAAGCAGATAAGGATGATACAAGTAAAAAAGGGAAGGATAGTAAAAAGAAAAAGATTGTTATGCCTGTTAAAATAGACTTTAACAGGATTTATGACCGGCTTGTCCAGGTTACTACTTTCCCGGGTGATGAATACAATATTGCAATCTCAAAAGACGGTAAAACTTTTTATTTTACCGGTACCAGCCCTTCGGGAAAAGGCAGCGATTTGTTTAAGGTAAAATGGAACAGGAAAGATCTTAAGCAGATTACTAAAGGCGGACAGAATCCAGGCGCTGTTTTACTCTCAAATTCCGGTAAATTTCTTTACATGCTTAAAAAGGGACGGCTCAGCAGGATCAAAACTGATAGCGATAAAAGCGAGAATATTTCTTTTCTCGCAAAAATGGATATAAATCACAGAGCGGAAAAAGAGCAGATTTTTGAAGAAGCATGGCGTACTCTTTACCATGGTTTTTACGACCCGAATTTTCACGGGCAAAATTTTGTTTCTTTAAAGAAAAAATATAAACCCTGGGCTATTGAAACTTCTACAAAGCATGATTTCAGGGATATCTTTAACATTATGATCGGCCAGTTGAATGCAAGCCATATGGGCCTTTACGGCGGTGACATGGCTAAAACTCAGAGAGAATCAACAGGCTTTCTCGGTGTGGCAATAAAGCCTGTGAAAAAGGGTGTGGTTGTAAAACGAGTAATTCCCGATTCTCCGGCAGACAGAACTGCAAGCAAGCTTTATCCGGGAGATATCATAAAATCAGTCGACGGACAGCCGGTCTCTGATAAAATTAATTTTTATTCTCTGCTGACAAATTTAGCTGGTAAAAAGGTGCTTCTGAATGTTACAGACAAAAACGGATCTGAAAGGGAAGTGGTTATACGGCCTGTCAGAAGTTTGAGAAACCTGTTGTACAGGGAATGGGTTGCTCAGAGAAGAACTTTGACAGAGAAGCTTTCCGGCGGCAGATTAGGTTATCTCCATATTCAGGGTATGAACATGCCGAGTTTCGAGCGATTTGAAAGAGACTTTACTGCAGCAGCATCAGGTAAAGAAGGTATAGTAATTGATGTGCGCTACAACGGCGGAGGATGGACTACAGATTATCTGATGGCTGTTCTTAATGTAAAGCAGCATGCTTACACAATACCCCGCGGAGCGGTAAAGAATCTAAAAAAAGAACACAGCAAATTCCGTGATTTTTATCCCTTTGCAGAGAGGCTGCCTTTCTATCCATGGATGAAACCTTCTATTGCCATGTGTAATGAAGCCAGCTATTCCAATGCAGAAATATTCTCTCACGCATACAAAACCCTCGGAATTGGAAAACTCGTAGGAAAGCCCACTTTTGGTGCGGTTATTTCAACAGGGGGGCTGGGGTTAATTGACGGTTCTTTTGTGAGACTGCCTTTCAGAGGGTGGTATGTAAAAGCAACAGATAAGAATATGGAACACGGGCCTGCTGTTCCTGATATTATTGTTGCTAATCCTCCGGGAAGCAAAGCTGCCGGAAGGGATCCACAGCTTGAAGCTGCAGTAAAAGAGCTTTTAAAGG harbors:
- a CDS encoding PD40 domain-containing protein, encoding MSRTRIIPAAGVLLVLLSAAALFAGQVTFARYPALNPAGNEIAFSFQGDIWVSDVTGSNPRRLTIHKGYEMSPRWSIDGSYIAFSGNRFGNNDVFVIPSNGGESKRLTYHSSGDIVTDWSSKFGIVFSTSRTFRQIEREQGIYAVKKSGGTPVRIFDEVGSSAVVSPDGRYIAFEKGECRVAREQYKGPANRDIWIFDTKDKTFHQITKEDYQDILPRWADSRTLYFLSADKEKYNIRKVAVNEKAEASPKEEITNFSDDGIRYFDVCGKGDIIVFERKTGLYSCSLKGENISEIPVNIGADYRFDPVEHKTFTNKINDYSVSPNGKYSAFEIHGEIFITENSKEKNQTINISNSPWRDQSPVWLNDTTLAFVSDRNKQYDIYFVRSADKKVSDLFKTLKREITRVTNTKEDESALVVSPDSKKLAFLRGRGQLIVADIDKENKLSNQIVLLDGWATPGSVVWSPDSKWLAYSIDDLDFNSEIYIQAANNSVKPVNVSMHPRGDTNPVWSPDGSKLAFCSERNNHDSDVWFVWLKKSDWEKTSQDWEDEADKDDTSKKGKDSKKKKIVMPVKIDFNRIYDRLVQVTTFPGDEYNIAISKDGKTFYFTGTSPSGKGSDLFKVKWNRKDLKQITKGGQNPGAVLLSNSGKFLYMLKKGRLSRIKTDSDKSENISFLAKMDINHRAEKEQIFEEAWRTLYHGFYDPNFHGQNFVSLKKKYKPWAIETSTKHDFRDIFNIMIGQLNASHMGLYGGDMAKTQRESTGFLGVAIKPVKKGVVVKRVIPDSPADRTASKLYPGDIIKSVDGQPVSDKINFYSLLTNLAGKKVLLNVTDKNGSEREVVIRPVRSLRNLLYREWVAQRRTLTEKLSGGRLGYLHIQGMNMPSFERFERDFTAAASGKEGIVIDVRYNGGGWTTDYLMAVLNVKQHAYTIPRGAVKNLKKEHSKFRDFYPFAERLPFYPWMKPSIAMCNEASYSNAEIFSHAYKTLGIGKLVGKPTFGAVISTGGLGLIDGSFVRLPFRGWYVKATDKNMEHGPAVPDIIVANPPGSKAAGRDPQLEAAVKELLKEIDQKK